Proteins co-encoded in one Kutzneria chonburiensis genomic window:
- a CDS encoding oxygenase MpaB family protein, with translation MSTVNLPAAIAVVTPQSLRPLRDGFDTPRVRADEGLIGDDSVLRRYTAPWLPMVLGGWSAFTTLVLVDHMRQSISMVMAHRPGFNEFRQLTRGMIIAIFGDSEQVEEQRVGAWNAHARLRGVDADGREWTANDPDLTARVYTVLMWHLLAAQEKLIGRLDESDRDAYCADAVRTVGQVFGNPAVLPVTYEQLAAEYATVLKGLTVTPEALAVFQENRALLVKDVPMEDLVAATAGLLDPEVADVFGIDRSAVVEFPRIDLATVTEDDMLPMACVSR, from the coding sequence TTGTCGACGGTCAATCTGCCTGCTGCCATTGCCGTTGTGACGCCGCAGTCGCTGCGTCCGCTGCGTGACGGCTTCGACACGCCGCGTGTCCGTGCCGACGAGGGGCTGATCGGCGACGACTCGGTGCTGCGCCGCTACACCGCGCCGTGGCTGCCCATGGTGCTCGGCGGCTGGTCCGCGTTCACCACGCTGGTGCTCGTCGACCACATGAGACAGTCGATTTCGATGGTCATGGCCCACCGCCCGGGTTTCAACGAGTTCCGGCAGCTCACCCGCGGGATGATCATCGCCATCTTCGGCGACTCCGAGCAGGTGGAGGAACAGCGGGTCGGCGCGTGGAACGCCCACGCCCGGCTGCGCGGTGTGGATGCCGACGGTCGCGAGTGGACGGCCAACGACCCCGACCTGACGGCCCGCGTCTACACCGTGCTGATGTGGCATCTGCTGGCGGCGCAGGAAAAGCTGATCGGCCGGTTGGATGAGTCCGATCGGGACGCCTACTGCGCCGACGCGGTCCGCACGGTCGGACAGGTCTTCGGCAACCCCGCGGTGCTGCCGGTGACCTACGAGCAGCTGGCCGCCGAATACGCGACCGTGCTCAAGGGGCTGACCGTCACTCCCGAGGCGCTGGCGGTGTTCCAGGAGAACCGGGCGCTGCTGGTGAAGGACGTGCCGATGGAGGACCTGGTCGCGGCCACCGCCGGCCTGCTTGATCCCGAGGTGGCCGACGTGTTCGGCATCGACCGGTCGGCCGTGGTGGAGTTCCCGCGGATCGACCTGGCCACTGTGACCGAGGACGACATGCTGCCGATGGCCTGCGTCAGCCGGTAA
- a CDS encoding FAD-dependent monooxygenase gives MSRILVAGGGVAGLVTAIALRHAGFQVAVFEAHPTGADGKGAFLTIMANGLDALRAIDAEHLVLDRSFPSTAVRMRNGHDRPLGELAIPSPDPEHGPRTMRRADLYRALAEEARRRGVEIQHGKRLVGVRHHGTVTAYFDDDTRIGGDLLVGADGVRSTTRTLIDPQAPQPEYTGWNLAMGAVRDVLPASRRDCYYMYFGRRATCGHITAPDGETWWFANVPCGERELAGATPAQLRQRLGDLFAGDQIGTVQAIRTTADDQLTATACYQLPTVPTWSGNGMTLVGDALHVASPSTTQGASMAIEDGVTLAKCLRDEPDLTAALHLYERLRRDRVERVVRTGFRKLGPRVPGPLQRLLRDRAVARRARNPEVDWLHLHHIDWDVSVTG, from the coding sequence ATGAGCCGGATCCTGGTCGCGGGCGGCGGTGTCGCCGGCCTGGTGACGGCGATCGCCTTGCGACACGCGGGGTTCCAGGTCGCTGTGTTCGAGGCCCATCCGACCGGGGCCGACGGCAAGGGCGCCTTCCTGACGATCATGGCCAACGGCCTGGATGCGTTGCGCGCCATCGATGCCGAGCATCTGGTGCTGGACCGGTCGTTCCCCTCCACCGCGGTCCGTATGCGCAACGGCCACGACCGGCCGCTGGGTGAGCTCGCCATCCCCAGCCCCGATCCGGAGCACGGCCCGCGCACCATGCGCCGCGCCGACCTGTACCGGGCGCTGGCCGAGGAAGCGAGGCGGCGGGGCGTCGAGATCCAGCACGGCAAGCGGCTGGTCGGCGTTCGCCACCACGGCACCGTGACCGCGTACTTCGATGACGACACCCGCATCGGCGGCGACCTGCTGGTCGGCGCGGACGGTGTCCGCTCGACGACCCGTACGCTGATCGATCCCCAAGCGCCGCAACCAGAATACACCGGCTGGAACCTCGCCATGGGCGCGGTCCGGGACGTGCTGCCGGCCAGCCGACGGGACTGCTACTACATGTACTTCGGCCGCCGGGCCACGTGCGGGCACATCACCGCGCCGGACGGCGAGACGTGGTGGTTCGCCAATGTGCCGTGCGGTGAACGGGAACTCGCCGGCGCCACCCCGGCGCAGCTGCGGCAGCGACTCGGCGATCTGTTCGCCGGCGACCAGATCGGTACCGTACAAGCAATTCGCACTACCGCCGACGACCAGCTGACCGCAACCGCCTGTTACCAACTGCCGACCGTGCCGACGTGGTCGGGCAACGGCATGACGCTCGTCGGCGACGCGCTGCACGTGGCATCGCCGTCGACCACGCAAGGCGCGTCCATGGCGATCGAGGACGGCGTCACGCTGGCCAAGTGCCTGCGGGACGAGCCGGACCTGACCGCGGCGCTGCACCTGTACGAGCGACTGCGCCGCGATCGCGTCGAACGTGTTGTGCGGACAGGCTTCCGCAAGCTCGGGCCACGCGTTCCCGGGCCGCTGCAACGACTGTTGCGGGACCGGGCGGTGGCTCGCCGAGCGCGAAACCCCGAGGTCGACTGGCTGCATCTGCACCACATCGACTGGGACGTGAGCGTTACCGGCTGA